The following coding sequences are from one Desulfosporosinus orientis DSM 765 window:
- a CDS encoding EFR1 family ferrodoxin (N-terminal region resembles flavodoxins. C-terminal ferrodoxin region binds two 4Fe-4S clusters.), protein MNVISLKLVCFSPTGTTKAIIQGVARGINHSTVELIDITKPDARKQQLQTSENELLLVAVPVYMGRVPALLSEWLHAIKARNTPAVCIVVYGNRVYDDALLELKDILLERGCKPIACAAFVGEHSFSSSKTPIAEGRPDVSDLNHAELFGRKINEKLLSISSIDYISNISVPGNYPYGGITDLWSVDFIAISTKCTQCGICAEGCPVGAIDSENCNLIDTKKCITCCACIKNCPLNARTIKTGPVKDAAMRLNKLYKERKEPVFFFS, encoded by the coding sequence ATGAATGTTATATCACTAAAACTTGTTTGTTTTTCACCTACAGGGACAACAAAGGCGATTATTCAAGGTGTTGCGCGCGGAATTAATCATAGCACTGTGGAGTTAATCGATATAACTAAACCAGATGCCAGAAAGCAACAATTACAAACATCGGAAAACGAGTTGCTTCTTGTTGCTGTGCCAGTTTATATGGGAAGAGTGCCTGCACTTTTAAGTGAATGGCTCCATGCGATTAAAGCTCGTAATACACCTGCTGTATGTATTGTTGTTTATGGCAATCGTGTATATGATGATGCATTACTTGAGCTTAAAGATATTTTGTTAGAACGTGGATGTAAGCCGATAGCCTGTGCGGCATTCGTTGGAGAACACTCCTTTTCAAGTTCCAAAACGCCAATTGCCGAAGGCCGTCCAGATGTAAGTGACTTAAATCACGCAGAATTATTCGGGCGCAAAATAAATGAAAAACTACTATCTATTTCATCAATCGATTACATTTCTAATATAAGCGTACCGGGCAACTATCCCTATGGAGGAATAACAGATCTATGGAGTGTTGATTTTATAGCAATTAGTACTAAGTGTACGCAATGCGGAATTTGTGCAGAGGGGTGTCCTGTTGGGGCTATCGATTCAGAAAATTGTAATTTGATTGATACGAAAAAATGTATCACGTGTTGTGCCTGCATCAAGAACTGTCCACTAAATGCCAGAACGATTAAAACCGGTCCAGTTAAAGACGCAGCAATGCGACTAAATAAACTGTATAAAGAGCGAAAGGAGCCGGTATTCTTTTTTAGTTAG
- a CDS encoding CatB-related O-acetyltransferase produces MTIPDKKIYPRTNDFETVYLKGVITNSNIIVGDYTMYNDFVSDPTKFEKNNVLYQYPINKDRLIIGKFCSIACGAKFLFTSANHTLKSISTYPFPIFFEKWNLGKEHVMSAWDNKGDIVIGNDVWIGYEAVILSGVHIGDGAIIGTRAVVTKDIPPYTVVGGIPAKEIKKRFDEETIYKLQQIQWWNWSFDKIQQFLPYIMNGEVDNLYLSIT; encoded by the coding sequence ATGACTATTCCAGATAAAAAAATATATCCGCGAACCAATGACTTTGAAACAGTATATTTAAAAGGTGTAATTACAAATTCAAATATCATAGTTGGCGATTACACTATGTATAATGATTTTGTTTCTGACCCCACGAAATTTGAAAAGAATAATGTGCTGTATCAATATCCTATCAATAAAGACAGATTAATTATAGGCAAGTTTTGTTCCATAGCCTGTGGAGCAAAGTTTCTTTTTACTAGTGCCAATCACACTCTTAAATCAATTTCTACTTATCCATTTCCAATATTCTTTGAAAAATGGAATTTGGGTAAAGAACATGTTATGTCTGCATGGGATAATAAGGGGGACATTGTAATTGGTAATGATGTTTGGATAGGATATGAAGCAGTTATATTATCCGGCGTTCATATTGGTGACGGTGCAATCATAGGAACAAGAGCAGTTGTAACAAAGGATATTCCTCCATATACAGTTGTTGGTGGTATTCCCGCAAAAGAAATTAAAAAGCGTTTTGATGAAGAAACCATTTATAAATTACAACAGATACAATGGTGGAATTGGTCTTTTGATAAGATACAGCAATTTTTACCCTATATCATGAATGGGGAAGTTGATAATCTATATCTTTCAATAACTTAA
- a CDS encoding IS30 family transposase, with amino-acid sequence MANMNYDGKHLTTTQRIKIEKGLLDGESLASIARRIAKHPSTVAKEIRKYRYFPDRETPSKKLPCLLKKNCQIRFLCDKKDCVKLCKTCYDPSREADCQEICPDYTATVCPKIQKAPYVCNGCPKFKRCSLQHALYSAQRADEASQDLLVSCRNGINQSPADIALLDDLISPLLKQGQSLAHIYAHHGHEIPCCRRTLYNYIDQGVFTARNIDLRRRVRYKCKERKQGTRVSLAAREFRINRTYDDFCALMKKAPSSSVVEMDTVEGGRGNSKQAFLTLFFRNCSLMLIFVLAEKTQECVTEVFDTLSEKLGVPTFQDLFPLILTDNGTEFQNPQRLECNRHGASRTRIFYCNPNSSWQKGMLEKNHEYLRYVIPKGQSLDAYDQNDATLLMNHINSEARDSLNGCTPFRLSLLLLNPKLHDLLKLVQIPPDEVTLKQSLLK; translated from the coding sequence ATGGCTAACATGAATTATGATGGTAAACACTTAACAACGACCCAACGTATTAAGATCGAAAAGGGATTACTGGATGGGGAATCCTTGGCTTCTATTGCCAGAAGAATTGCCAAGCACCCCAGTACAGTGGCTAAGGAAATCAGGAAATACCGCTACTTTCCCGATCGGGAAACTCCTTCAAAAAAGCTTCCCTGCCTTCTTAAAAAGAACTGTCAGATCCGCTTTCTCTGTGACAAAAAAGATTGTGTCAAACTCTGCAAAACCTGTTATGATCCCTCCCGTGAAGCGGACTGTCAGGAAATCTGCCCCGATTATACAGCCACCGTCTGCCCTAAAATTCAGAAGGCTCCTTATGTCTGTAATGGGTGCCCTAAGTTTAAACGCTGTTCGCTTCAGCATGCCCTCTATTCTGCCCAGCGGGCCGATGAGGCATCCCAGGATCTTTTAGTTTCCTGCCGCAACGGGATTAACCAGTCTCCGGCTGACATCGCCCTGCTCGATGACCTCATTTCTCCTTTGTTAAAACAGGGGCAATCTCTAGCCCACATTTATGCCCATCACGGCCATGAAATCCCCTGCTGCCGCAGAACGCTTTACAATTACATCGATCAAGGGGTCTTTACCGCCAGGAATATCGATTTGAGACGACGAGTCCGTTACAAATGCAAGGAACGCAAGCAAGGAACCCGAGTGAGCCTCGCGGCCAGGGAATTCCGAATCAATCGCACTTATGATGATTTCTGTGCCCTGATGAAAAAGGCCCCTTCCTCTTCAGTGGTGGAGATGGACACCGTGGAAGGCGGGCGCGGGAATAGTAAGCAGGCCTTTTTAACCCTGTTTTTCCGAAACTGTTCCCTGATGCTGATCTTTGTTCTCGCCGAAAAAACTCAGGAATGCGTTACTGAAGTCTTTGATACGCTTTCGGAAAAGCTGGGGGTCCCAACCTTCCAGGACCTTTTCCCGCTCATCCTTACCGATAACGGAACTGAATTTCAGAACCCTCAACGATTGGAATGCAATCGTCACGGGGCAAGCCGGACCCGGATCTTTTACTGTAATCCAAACAGTTCCTGGCAGAAAGGAATGCTTGAGAAGAACCATGAATACCTGCGCTATGTCATTCCCAAGGGGCAGAGTCTGGATGCTTACGACCAGAACGATGCTACTCTGTTAATGAACCACATCAACAGTGAAGCAAGAGACAGCCTGAACGGCTGCACTCCGTTCAGGCTGTCTCTTTTGCTTTTAAATCCTAAGTTGCATGATCTTCTGAAACTGGTTCAAATTCCTCCGGATGAGGTCACTCTAAAACAATCGCTCTTGAAATAA
- a CDS encoding TIGR02186 family protein, translating into MIKLKMRSSLIATFVIIFIFMVTNQAWASELTLKTNISEINIGMTFNGAELKITGDAPENDDIYLKLSSSPETVVSLDKKSKVGPFWLNSEHYDVKNMPRFYQVWSSAPLANLTPALSKQIGIDSDFNAVKDDASVVSRKDGQETVVSGATATEFINGLVDIYRKSSAYSINNGQLNIDQGNYSVAITLPATMPKSDITIQAYAVRNGILLGSTKQEVKVNTVGLIDWFCTTAALNGPMYGAIAAIVALICGLGLGQIFHFVSTLGTRKKHHLNGM; encoded by the coding sequence ATGATAAAACTAAAAATGCGGTCAAGCCTTATTGCAACGTTTGTGATAATATTCATATTCATGGTCACGAATCAAGCCTGGGCCTCTGAATTAACCTTAAAGACCAATATCAGTGAAATCAATATCGGAATGACCTTTAATGGCGCCGAGTTGAAAATTACCGGTGATGCACCTGAAAACGACGATATTTACCTAAAGCTTAGTTCCTCTCCGGAAACCGTTGTTTCCCTGGATAAGAAATCCAAGGTCGGACCTTTTTGGCTTAATTCAGAGCATTATGACGTGAAAAATATGCCCCGCTTTTATCAAGTATGGTCTTCTGCTCCTTTAGCCAATTTAACTCCGGCACTGAGTAAGCAAATAGGCATCGATTCTGATTTCAATGCTGTCAAAGACGACGCTTCAGTCGTTTCCAGAAAGGACGGACAAGAAACTGTCGTCTCCGGCGCTACAGCCACAGAATTCATCAATGGCTTGGTTGATATTTATCGGAAAAGCAGCGCCTACAGCATTAATAATGGTCAGTTAAACATTGACCAGGGAAACTATTCCGTCGCAATAACCCTTCCGGCAACAATGCCCAAAAGCGATATAACGATTCAGGCCTATGCTGTCCGTAATGGAATTTTGTTAGGAAGCACAAAGCAAGAGGTTAAAGTGAATACCGTAGGCTTAATTGATTGGTTTTGCACCACCGCTGCTCTTAATGGTCCCATGTATGGAGCAATTGCTGCTATTGTTGCCTTGATTTGTGGTCTGGGGCTTGGGCAAATCTTTCATTTCGTTAGTACTCTGGGAACAAGGAAGAAACATCATCTCAATGGTATGTAA
- a CDS encoding sigma-54-dependent transcriptional regulator has product MNKKLVLVVDDEQIVLEMLEDTLTDNGYLVEKSSNGIDTLSKIKHLHPDVVLLDNRMPELSGMEVLKFIKQTGDDIPVILMTAYSSTDVTIQAMKLGAYNYIVKPFKLNDLLAIIEKATNREHSDIATVKTSPAQNEPEKSLIGQSLKMQEIYKIIGRVVDTNVTVLIQGESGTGKELVARAIHDNSNRLNYPYIKINCAAIPENLLETELFGYEKGAFTGAETRKLGKFEIANKGTIFLDEIGEMKPSIQAKILRVLQEKEYERVGSNETKKVDVRIVAATNQDLRKEVEEGRFREDLFYRLNVVSIFVPPLRERTEDIPELIASIIEKSNNKWNKKVQGVTQEAIQKLQKYRWPGNVRELQNVCERMVLMSTGQVITVEDLPFNILNGEKGIDFGAYTGHKSLKGILEDVEQQIILKALEENNWNRTITANQLDISRRTLYEKIKQFGFEE; this is encoded by the coding sequence ATGAACAAAAAATTAGTGCTGGTCGTCGACGATGAACAGATAGTTTTGGAAATGTTGGAAGATACTTTAACAGACAATGGTTACCTTGTGGAAAAATCATCAAATGGTATCGATACCCTTAGCAAAATTAAGCATCTGCATCCGGATGTGGTTTTATTGGATAACCGCATGCCCGAGTTAAGCGGCATGGAAGTACTGAAATTCATCAAGCAAACCGGGGATGACATTCCGGTAATATTAATGACCGCCTATAGCAGTACGGACGTAACCATTCAAGCTATGAAATTAGGTGCCTATAACTATATTGTAAAACCCTTCAAATTAAATGATTTATTAGCAATTATAGAAAAAGCCACTAACCGGGAACATTCCGATATAGCGACAGTAAAGACTTCTCCTGCCCAAAATGAACCCGAGAAGTCTTTAATCGGACAATCCTTAAAAATGCAGGAGATTTATAAAATTATTGGCCGGGTGGTAGACACTAACGTGACTGTGCTTATTCAGGGTGAAAGCGGTACAGGCAAGGAACTGGTTGCCCGTGCTATACATGACAACAGCAACAGGCTGAATTATCCCTATATCAAAATTAATTGTGCCGCTATTCCGGAAAACCTGCTGGAGACAGAATTGTTCGGTTATGAAAAAGGAGCTTTCACCGGCGCTGAAACCCGTAAACTGGGTAAATTCGAAATTGCTAATAAGGGTACGATTTTTTTGGACGAAATCGGAGAAATGAAGCCGTCTATCCAAGCTAAAATATTACGCGTATTACAGGAAAAAGAATACGAACGGGTCGGAAGCAATGAAACAAAAAAAGTTGATGTGCGTATCGTAGCCGCAACGAACCAAGATCTGCGCAAAGAGGTCGAAGAAGGTCGTTTTCGTGAAGATCTTTTTTACCGCTTAAATGTCGTGTCCATTTTCGTCCCCCCGCTGCGGGAGAGAACAGAGGATATCCCGGAATTAATTGCTTCCATTATTGAAAAAAGCAATAATAAGTGGAATAAAAAAGTACAAGGAGTAACCCAAGAAGCAATCCAAAAGCTGCAGAAATATCGTTGGCCGGGTAATGTGCGAGAACTGCAGAATGTATGCGAACGGATGGTGCTCATGTCCACTGGTCAAGTAATTACCGTTGAAGATTTACCTTTTAATATCCTAAACGGAGAAAAAGGGATCGATTTTGGTGCTTACACTGGCCACAAGTCTTTAAAAGGGATACTTGAAGATGTGGAACAACAGATTATTCTCAAAGCATTAGAGGAAAATAACTGGAACCGTACCATCACTGCTAATCAGTTGGATATTAGCCGCCGTACGCTTTATGAAAAAATCAAACAGTTTGGTTTTGAAGAATAA
- a CDS encoding ATP-binding protein: MSIYRWCVRNKLLLFIITLLTLPVLLSGYMLYNVNYAEQFLVQHQRDKLNVLVDRLDTTLSSKITTMSTESTDLNKDQIRLILKNFIATNTSEFPELEVGFYSYNLHTIVVNGTGGFYLGRRFVTLGEQTNGQISKDAEKQFMDMTERRTGTIIEISKPVVRDGKFEGVIWGIENLNLTGIQEQIDREKQIAYLVIGIALLLGLGGSVLLIRNFIAGVHDIKAGLHALESDLNNNLQKKSGEFGEIIAAINHLASKLRKTQSLNEIIITSISDAVVAIDNKGLVIMANPASHQMLGLHTCCLDCPVDQGFPSGSPFPGILWNTLKEGPLIKEKKYSLVNADQETRELLVNTSHLINGRSGVIGTMLHCIDITESTRLQQKNQLQERLAALGKLVAGVAHEIRNPLTSISGYVEYLEKAKNPSARSWGNIKREINRLNMLLERLLLFARPADTRFAPGDINSLLEVSLQILIELNQDNVGIVREFTPHLPLASMDSEQMEQVIKNIIYNAYQAMPNGGQLTIRTGICDGLLYMEFTDTGVGIAADEIPLLFDPFFTTRAKGSGLGLTIAYEIVKAHEGSIEVNSEPGKGTTFTVFLHRYSPEENG, encoded by the coding sequence GTGTCAATTTACCGATGGTGTGTTCGCAATAAACTTTTATTGTTTATAATAACCTTATTAACGTTACCGGTGTTGCTGTCCGGCTATATGTTGTACAACGTAAATTATGCGGAACAATTTTTAGTCCAGCACCAACGGGATAAACTAAATGTATTAGTTGACAGGTTAGATACTACACTGAGTTCTAAAATAACTACGATGTCCACTGAATCGACAGATCTTAATAAAGACCAAATTCGTTTAATCTTGAAGAATTTTATTGCTACAAACACCAGCGAATTTCCGGAATTAGAAGTCGGCTTTTATTCTTACAACCTGCACACGATTGTGGTCAACGGAACAGGGGGTTTTTACCTTGGCCGGAGATTTGTAACACTGGGTGAACAAACCAACGGACAAATTAGCAAAGATGCAGAAAAGCAATTTATGGATATGACGGAACGACGCACTGGAACAATTATCGAGATCAGTAAACCAGTGGTGCGTGACGGCAAATTTGAAGGTGTGATTTGGGGAATTGAAAACCTTAATCTTACCGGCATTCAAGAACAAATTGACAGGGAAAAGCAAATAGCTTATCTGGTCATAGGCATTGCGTTACTTTTGGGACTGGGAGGCTCAGTACTATTAATACGAAATTTTATCGCCGGTGTCCATGATATTAAGGCCGGTTTACATGCTTTGGAGTCAGACTTAAACAATAACCTTCAGAAAAAGTCAGGTGAATTTGGTGAAATTATTGCAGCGATCAACCATTTAGCTTCTAAATTGAGAAAAACACAAAGTCTCAATGAAATAATTATAACATCCATCAGTGATGCTGTTGTGGCCATCGACAATAAGGGATTGGTAATCATGGCTAATCCGGCTTCTCACCAGATGTTAGGACTCCATACCTGCTGCTTGGATTGCCCGGTAGATCAAGGCTTTCCCAGCGGCTCCCCTTTTCCAGGAATACTTTGGAACACCCTGAAAGAGGGTCCTTTAATTAAGGAAAAAAAATATTCCTTAGTTAATGCAGACCAGGAAACTCGGGAACTATTGGTTAATACCTCCCATTTAATCAATGGCAGGTCGGGCGTCATCGGCACAATGCTCCATTGTATCGATATAACTGAAAGTACCCGTTTGCAGCAAAAAAACCAACTGCAGGAAAGACTGGCCGCTCTGGGGAAATTGGTTGCCGGTGTAGCCCATGAAATTAGAAACCCGTTAACCTCAATTAGTGGTTATGTTGAATACCTGGAAAAAGCAAAAAATCCCTCAGCCCGCTCCTGGGGCAATATTAAAAGGGAAATTAACAGGTTAAACATGCTTCTGGAAAGGCTTCTTTTATTTGCCCGTCCGGCAGACACACGCTTTGCTCCCGGTGATATTAATTCATTGTTGGAAGTGTCATTGCAGATATTAATTGAACTAAATCAGGATAATGTAGGCATTGTCCGGGAATTCACCCCCCATCTGCCTCTGGCTAGCATGGATTCGGAGCAGATGGAGCAAGTGATCAAAAATATCATCTATAATGCTTACCAGGCTATGCCTAATGGCGGTCAGTTAACCATACGCACAGGCATCTGTGATGGCTTGCTCTATATGGAATTTACGGATACAGGTGTTGGAATTGCCGCTGATGAAATTCCACTTTTATTTGATCCGTTTTTTACCACCCGGGCTAAAGGAAGCGGACTTGGCTTGACAATAGCTTATGAAATAGTTAAAGCCCATGAAGGAAGCATTGAAGTGAACAGTGAACCCGGTAAAGGTACAACGTTCACAGTATTTTTGCATCGTTATTCCCCGGAAGAAAACGGATAG
- a CDS encoding YbjQ family protein codes for MIVVTTENLPGKKVAEVKGQVFGLVVRSRGIGKDIMAGLRGLVGGEIMEYTEMIEDARRQAIDRMVKNASLMGANAVVMMRFDSSAIMNNMSEIVAYGTAVVIED; via the coding sequence ATGATTGTTGTTACAACAGAAAATTTACCGGGTAAAAAAGTAGCAGAAGTTAAAGGTCAAGTCTTTGGGCTGGTTGTTCGATCTCGCGGGATCGGCAAAGATATTATGGCCGGGCTCAGAGGGCTGGTAGGCGGAGAGATTATGGAATATACAGAGATGATTGAAGACGCCCGAAGGCAAGCTATTGACCGCATGGTTAAAAACGCCAGCCTCATGGGCGCTAACGCTGTTGTTATGATGCGCTTCGACAGCTCTGCGATTATGAACAATATGTCCGAAATTGTGGCCTATGGAACCGCTGTCGTTATTGAGGATTGA
- a CDS encoding helix-turn-helix transcriptional regulator gives MSVEDFYTITAKQIAEKLEINIRTVYRYTDSLCASGVPIVSDAGQNGGYSLLNNFIHVPLLFNIEEQKALLHAAVFANEAGYPFSESLNRPWKSWSGLVANENSVEIEYRTSHEEQPRPRVIDPYGMLYWNNKWYTVGFCHLRNEIRIFRAERIFRIQRTQIMFKRPEAFSARKFFSQSLLPDFESKDGVVSLIISGRSEALDDLCIHWFLGHYLKERTLNQAIFLLDERSLHAYVPYFLLSYGKAIKVIEPQSLKKKLVSIASELKEYYQL, from the coding sequence ATCTCAGTAGAGGATTTTTATACAATAACTGCTAAGCAAATAGCGGAAAAACTAGAGATAAATATACGAACCGTTTATCGTTATACTGATTCACTCTGCGCAAGCGGGGTACCGATTGTATCAGATGCAGGGCAGAACGGTGGATATAGTTTACTGAACAATTTTATCCATGTGCCATTATTGTTCAATATTGAAGAACAAAAAGCATTGCTTCATGCGGCCGTATTTGCAAACGAAGCGGGATACCCTTTCAGTGAGTCTTTAAACAGACCTTGGAAGAGCTGGAGTGGGCTTGTAGCAAACGAAAATTCTGTAGAGATTGAATATCGGACAAGCCATGAAGAACAACCCCGGCCAAGAGTGATTGATCCTTATGGAATGCTCTATTGGAACAATAAATGGTATACGGTTGGATTTTGCCATCTTCGAAACGAAATCAGAATTTTTCGGGCTGAACGAATTTTTCGGATACAGCGGACGCAAATAATGTTTAAAAGGCCGGAAGCTTTTTCTGCCAGGAAATTTTTTTCACAAAGTCTTTTACCGGATTTTGAAAGTAAGGATGGGGTGGTTTCGTTAATTATTAGTGGTCGGTCAGAAGCTTTGGATGATTTGTGCATTCATTGGTTTTTGGGTCATTACCTGAAAGAGCGTACGTTAAATCAAGCGATTTTTTTACTGGACGAAAGATCACTTCATGCATATGTACCTTATTTCCTTCTATCTTACGGAAAGGCTATTAAAGTGATTGAACCGCAGAGTTTAAAGAAGAAGCTTGTTTCTATTGCATCGGAATTAAAGGAATATTATCAATTATGA
- a CDS encoding two-component system sensor histidine kinase NtrB, whose protein sequence is MINNSVEKENELLDKAFHASPCLMAISTISDGCYIKVNKCFEETTGFSAEEVVGRTSVELNIFDIPTRVRVSKLLINQGTLKNIEASFRTKDGCIRVGLFSAEIIDFNGQKCILSVANDVTELRNYEKEVSKLERMNLIGQIAASIGHEIRNPMTTVRGYLQLLGVKADYRAEKATFDLMISELDRANEIIAEFLSLAQIKKVELKSKNLNDIISNLYPLIEADAFTQNKQICFIPEVIPNVELNEKEISQLVLNLTRNGFEAMEERGYLTIRTCLEGKRVVLQIEDEGSGIPPEYLNKLGTPFFTTKDYGTGLGLATCYKIVENHNAKILINSSSSGTNVCVLFPIR, encoded by the coding sequence ATGATAAATAATTCAGTTGAAAAAGAAAATGAGCTATTGGATAAAGCATTCCATGCAAGTCCTTGTTTAATGGCTATCAGCACTATTTCGGACGGCTGTTATATCAAAGTGAATAAATGTTTTGAGGAAACAACAGGTTTTTCAGCCGAAGAAGTAGTTGGTCGGACTTCAGTTGAACTTAACATTTTCGATATCCCAACTCGAGTTAGAGTATCAAAATTGCTTATTAATCAAGGAACCCTAAAGAACATAGAAGCTAGTTTTCGAACAAAAGATGGGTGTATACGCGTAGGTCTATTTTCAGCTGAAATAATAGATTTTAATGGTCAAAAGTGTATTTTAAGTGTAGCCAATGATGTAACCGAATTAAGGAATTACGAAAAGGAAGTTTCGAAGCTCGAAAGAATGAACTTGATAGGACAAATTGCGGCCAGTATAGGACATGAGATTAGAAATCCTATGACCACGGTACGTGGATATCTCCAGTTGTTGGGCGTAAAAGCTGATTATAGGGCGGAGAAAGCAACCTTCGACCTTATGATCTCGGAGCTGGACCGTGCTAATGAGATTATCGCGGAGTTTCTCTCGTTGGCACAAATAAAAAAAGTAGAACTAAAATCGAAAAATCTTAACGACATTATTAGTAATTTATACCCACTCATAGAGGCGGACGCCTTCACCCAAAATAAACAGATTTGTTTCATTCCAGAGGTGATTCCTAACGTAGAATTAAATGAAAAAGAAATCTCCCAACTAGTTCTTAATTTAACACGCAATGGATTTGAGGCGATGGAAGAAAGAGGATACCTTACTATTAGAACTTGTTTAGAGGGTAAGAGGGTAGTTCTTCAGATCGAGGATGAGGGGAGTGGCATTCCACCAGAATACCTTAACAAGTTAGGAACGCCTTTCTTTACAACTAAAGATTATGGGACTGGATTAGGTTTGGCAACTTGTTATAAAATTGTAGAGAATCACAATGCCAAGATTCTCATCAATTCAAGTTCTAGCGGGACAAACGTCTGTGTTCTTTTCCCTATAAGATAA
- a CDS encoding sulfite exporter TauE/SafE family protein, whose product MHIFFPIAGMPVSIFMFLGLGGMVGLISGLFGVGGGFLLTPLLMMAGVSPAVATASDTNQIVAATASGTLAHSRNGNVDFKLGFFILVGGLLGGTYGTTLVSLLRSMGNFDFVVKILYVVMLGIVGSFMFFESVNSLRKNKTNQGAEANRKPALSWLMQNLPLKMSFKVSNIECSIVTLFIVGILIGIICALLGIGGGFIMVPVMYYMLGLPMFIAIGTNLFLEVFDTINITVAQGTVNHSVDLLLAMVLLVGSSLGAQVGARVGRLFKGEQLRVVFALIVLAVMVKMLFMLFAAPASLITLSGGH is encoded by the coding sequence ATGCATATATTTTTTCCTATAGCCGGAATGCCCGTATCGATATTTATGTTTTTAGGTTTGGGCGGTATGGTAGGATTAATATCAGGACTGTTTGGTGTAGGCGGAGGATTTCTCCTTACTCCCCTTTTAATGATGGCGGGGGTATCACCGGCTGTTGCTACAGCCAGTGATACTAATCAGATCGTTGCAGCCACAGCCTCGGGAACCTTAGCTCACAGCAGAAATGGGAATGTGGATTTTAAACTGGGATTTTTCATTCTCGTTGGCGGGCTGCTGGGCGGCACCTATGGCACCACACTGGTCAGCTTACTGAGAAGTATGGGGAATTTTGATTTTGTTGTAAAAATTTTATATGTTGTTATGCTAGGCATTGTTGGTTCCTTTATGTTTTTTGAAAGTGTTAACTCCTTGCGTAAAAACAAGACAAACCAAGGAGCTGAAGCCAATAGAAAACCCGCCTTGTCTTGGTTAATGCAGAATTTACCTTTGAAAATGAGCTTTAAGGTTTCTAACATAGAATGTTCAATTGTAACTTTGTTCATAGTAGGAATTTTAATCGGCATTATATGCGCCTTGCTGGGTATCGGCGGCGGGTTTATTATGGTACCAGTTATGTATTATATGCTCGGCTTGCCAATGTTTATTGCCATTGGCACCAATCTGTTTTTGGAAGTTTTTGATACCATTAATATTACGGTTGCTCAGGGAACAGTCAATCATTCTGTAGATTTGTTGTTAGCCATGGTGCTGCTGGTTGGTTCATCTCTGGGAGCGCAGGTGGGGGCCAGAGTGGGAAGATTATTTAAAGGCGAGCAATTAAGGGTAGTCTTTGCCCTTATTGTACTGGCCGTCATGGTAAAAATGCTGTTTATGCTCTTTGCTGCTCCAGCTTCACTAATCACTCTTTCGGGAGGGCACTGA